CATGAGCGAGGTGAGCAAGTTCAGTTCCTTTTCTGCGAAAGCAGTCGCACTCCCTACTGCCCAATACCAAAGGGCCAAAAGTACGCAAACAGACATTCCACAAGACTACAGGGATACATTCTCCACCCTCTTTGATTCGCTCTGGGAGCTACAGCTCGGGCAAAACAAAGTCTGCATCACTCTACACGACATCACCAGCAGCCAGCCTAGCCTATCCGACACCATATTACGTCACCGTGTCTATGAGCTACTCGCTCAACTCGATCATATGGGACAGGAGTATGGTCGTCTTTCGACGAAAATGGAAGACATGGCCATACAAATCCATAGCCAACACTCCCCAATCGGCGAATCAAACACTGCATGGATCAACAGCGCACAAGGACTAAAATCCGCACTCGATACAGCGAGGGGCTACCTCATCCAAACCCGAGCAGGCGTGTACACTGAATCACACCCCCTCGATACGACTCAACTAAACCATATGCTCCGCACTCTGGCTCAAAACCGAGACGGCAACCTCGGCAACATCCGTGATCTCGGCCCCACCAACGGCAACAGTGCCCCAGCCAGGTACGATCAAGTCATCCGCCAGCTCCACAGGATGATAGACGCATACCACGGCGCTAGACGGGTCACTGCCTATGCTCCCCCCGCCTATGAAAACATCGTGGTGGAGTTCAACCAAGCCGTAGAACACTACAACCAGTTTGCTCGACTCAGTGCGCAAGCAGACATGACCGAGAGCCCGTCCTACTTGCTCCAGACGACCAAAGAACAAGGTCTCTATCGCGTGAGCTACCCGGAATCCAAAGCTCCCACACCACCCCATCCCACCAACACCCTCATCTCCATGGAAGGCTATGCCTACAACCACATGGTACTCCTCCTGGATGTGTCTGGCAGCATGAATCACCCGACCAAGCTCCCCTTGATCAAGGAGTCCGTTCAGCAGCTCTCCACGGCCATGAGGGAGTATGACCGTTTGTCCGTGGTGGTGTATTCGGACGATGCCCATGCGGTGCTCACCAATGTACCCTTCACGGACCAAGACGCTATCGCCACTCTCAATTCTCTCAGCTCCAAAGGGAAGACAAACGCCCAAAAAGGCATCCAACTGGCCTATCAGTTGGCCCACTCCGAATACATCCCCCAAGGCAACAACCGCATAATACTGGCGACTGACGGTGATTTTGACATCTCCAAGGAGACCCACCGGCTCATCAAATCGGGAACAAAGGAAGGCATAGCATTGACGGTATTTGGATTTGGCAGCCGTATACCCAACACCAAAGATCTAGAACACCTCGCCAAAGAAGGCAAAGGCAACTATGTCGCAGTGCGACGAAACAACAGCCTACAAGCGATGATCAAAGAACTGACAGCCGTCCACATGCACGAGTAATCCACAAAACCCCTAGAGACTGAAAACACACGAGCTACCTCAGACATCGCACAATCCCTACCGTCACCAACTCGTCGCAAGTGATGGGTTGAAAAAAACATGGCTATTTGCAAATCCACCGCTAACTTCAGCCTCGTATATCAACCATAACAATCACAATCTTCATGTCCGAAAGCCTTACACTAACCATCAACACGCCCTCCCCCAATTTTGACCTCATCGATATTTTTGACCGCAGGGTCAACCTCAAAGACTACCGTGGCAAGAAAGTGCTCGTGGCGTTTTTCAGACATGCTGGTTGCCCCTTTTGCAACATCCGTGTACATCGCTTGCAAAAAAG
The DNA window shown above is from Reichenbachiella sp. 5M10 and carries:
- a CDS encoding VWA domain-containing protein, with protein sequence MPHPFWKHLLSSLILILTCVTAQPSPLQSSDHLPDDSPVAIAQALNLHLDVINLCVRSTYRRQRTYFYYNQRLDEKVASMSEVSKFSSFSAKAVALPTAQYQRAKSTQTDIPQDYRDTFSTLFDSLWELQLGQNKVCITLHDITSSQPSLSDTILRHRVYELLAQLDHMGQEYGRLSTKMEDMAIQIHSQHSPIGESNTAWINSAQGLKSALDTARGYLIQTRAGVYTESHPLDTTQLNHMLRTLAQNRDGNLGNIRDLGPTNGNSAPARYDQVIRQLHRMIDAYHGARRVTAYAPPAYENIVVEFNQAVEHYNQFARLSAQADMTESPSYLLQTTKEQGLYRVSYPESKAPTPPHPTNTLISMEGYAYNHMVLLLDVSGSMNHPTKLPLIKESVQQLSTAMREYDRLSVVVYSDDAHAVLTNVPFTDQDAIATLNSLSSKGKTNAQKGIQLAYQLAHSEYIPQGNNRIILATDGDFDISKETHRLIKSGTKEGIALTVFGFGSRIPNTKDLEHLAKEGKGNYVAVRRNNSLQAMIKELTAVHMHE